A window of the Ipomoea triloba cultivar NCNSP0323 chromosome 14, ASM357664v1 genome harbors these coding sequences:
- the LOC116003594 gene encoding protein GRAVITROPIC IN THE LIGHT 1-like — protein MRKRINNARSQQEDIEVQKPYSSIPFYTDHPALHKQTNISMRSHNPHYRGIKKMANKVSNFSHLIQRFTGSCLLQPFQIDDISVSRGGDESEEEKEMGEEQDHEDLMSVWEGESGEPRAERVIEMEMIMGEVFDAVLAMKGAYVSLQEAHCPWDPEKMSVADMAVVSELRRLAVLRERFWRSIGGGGGGRGRWRVGAATLREVVAPYEAAVDDMRRKLKAKEAEIVNLKDKFKTASSYSNNGKKGKSKRKVNCTTQAQVTMSPAPELFEAAMSLVKQASKSFTASLLSLMRSAHWDIAAAVRSIEAGHSTAAVATAADSVIGINHAKFALESYVNCKMFQGFDNETFYMDSRYASLLHPEQHRRDCFAQYRDLKALDPVELLGILPTCSFGNFCLKKFLTMVHPKMEESLFGDMEQRRHVLAGKHPRTQFYGEFLWVAKAVWLLHLLAFSLDPPPSHFEAIRGSKFHSQYMESVAKCSNGIGGRMGMGLVVGFPVTPGFKLANGSVIKARVYLVPANGL, from the exons AT GAGGAAGAGAATAAATAATGCAAGGAGCCAGCAGGAGGACATAGAAGTGCAGAAGCCATACTCCTCCATCCCTTTCTATACAGATCATCCTGCACTTCACAAGCAAACCAATATCTCCATGAGATCCCACAACCCTCACTACag AGGCATAAAGAAAATGGCGAACAAGGTCTCGAATTTCTCTCATCTGATACAGAGATTCACTGGCTCTTGCTTGCTGCAGCCGTTCCAGATCGACGACATCTCCGTGAGCCGGGGCGGCGATGAGTCGGAGGAGGAGAAGGAGATGGGAGAGGAGCAAGATCATGAAGATCTGATGAGCGTATGGGAAGGCGAGAGCGGGGAGCCGAGGGCGGAGAGAGTGATCGAGATGGAGATGATAATGGGGGAAGTGTTCGACGCGGTGTTGGCGATGAAGGGCGCGTACGTTAGCCTCCAGGAGGCACACTGCCCTTGGGATCCGGAGAAGATGAGCGTGGCGGACATGGCGGTGGTGTCGGAGCTGCGGCGGCTTGCGGTGCTGAGGGAGAGGTTTTGGAGGAGtatcggcggcggcggcgggggaAGAGGGAGGTGGAGAGTCGGGGCGGCGACTTTGAGGGAAGTGGTGGCGCCGTACGAGGCGGCGGTGGATGATATGAGGAGAAAACTGAAAGCGAAAGAAGCGGAGATCGTTAATTTAAAGGACAAGTTCAAAACGGCGTCGTCTTATAGCAACAACGGAAAGAAGGGCAAGTCAAAACGAAAAGTCAATTGCACCACTCAAGCACAAG TGACGATGTCGCCGGCGCCGGAGCTTTTCGAAGCGGCAATGAGCTTAGTAAAACAAGCTTCAAAATCCTTCACGGCCTCACTCCTCTCACTGATGCGCTCAGCCCACTGGGACATCGCGGCCGCCGTGAGATCCATCGAAGCCGGTCATTCCACCGCCGCCGTCGCCACGGCGGCGGACTCAGTAATCGGAATCAACCACGCAAAATTCGCGCTGGAATCCTACGTGAACTGCAAGATGTTCCAAGGCTTCGACAACGAGACATTCTACATGGACAGCCGCTACGCCTCGCTCCTCCACCCGGAGCAGCACCGCCGCGACTGCTTCGCCCAATACCGCGACCTGAAAGCCCTAGACCCGGTCGAGCTTCTGGGGATTCTGCCCACCTGCAGTTTCGGGAACTTCTGCCTCAAGAAATTCCTCACGATGGTGCACCCCAAGATGGAGGAGTCTCTGTTCGGCGACATGGAGCAGCGCCGCCACGTGCTGGCCGGAAAACACCCCAGGACGCAGTTCTACGGCGAGTTCTTGTGGGTGGCCAAGGCCGTGTGGCTGCTGCATTTGCTGGCGTTCTCGCTCGACCCGCCGCCTAGCCATTTCGAGGCGATTCGAGGATCCAAGTTTCACTCGCAGTACATGGAGAGCGTGGCCAAGTGTTCGAATGGAATCGGCGGGAGAATGGGGATGGGGCTCGTCGTTGGGTTTCCGGTGACCCCCGGGTTTAAGCTCGCTAATGGGTCGGTTATTAAGGCTAGAGTTTATTTGGTCCCTGCAAATGGGCTTTGA